Proteins from a genomic interval of Zingiber officinale cultivar Zhangliang chromosome 2A, Zo_v1.1, whole genome shotgun sequence:
- the LOC122041287 gene encoding uncharacterized protein LOC122041287 yields MGDRAADLRDGMLCLDHPYRSNPGGVCAFCLQEKLGKLVSSSKSTHFLPLQHPPSTSSSSSSSPTASRADLAGGGVVGRDGAAAGRGTKFPFLAAGHIENKKSDSKLVAGGTTRATASVAVAKNGGRLGLKRSKSVAPRRIGSSLAQVGDGGGRSNGETAAAVADSLRKKSFWSFLYHSSVFSASTSSSAANGNINRRRSTSSSSGGVCDGDPTKQQPPPPPPALDKLEATHGTPIQLGQNGGGKDSPSGVQASSSFGRKVVRSRSVGCGSRSFSGDFLERISTGLGDCTLRRVESQREAKLKSTLHIDTDGDPHCPRMKERVKCGGLFGGFGMMSFYWLSAAAAAPDEDFDGGLRTSASTPGGRAGVAPRRRTRSWGLAFPSPMRAFRSYTSTSRSTSKLISSINASNKLVNGAAPFLSVRS; encoded by the coding sequence ATGGGCGACAGGGCGGCGGACTTACGGGACGGCATGCTGTGCCTGGACCACCCTTACCGGAGCAACCCCGGTGGGGTGTGCGCCTTCTGCCTCCAGGAAAAGCTGGGCAAGCTGGTTTCCTCCTCCAAGTCCACCCACTTCCTCCCCCTCCAGCATCCgccttccacttcttcctcctcctcctcctcgcctaCTGCCTCCCGCGCCGACCTCGCCGGCGGCGGGGTCGTAGGGCGCGACGGTGCGGCTGCCGGCCGCGGAACTAAGTTTCCTTTTCTAGCAGCTGGACACATCGAGAATAAAAAGAGCGACAGCAAGTTGGTCGCCGGTGGAACTACCCGCGCTACTGCTTCTGTCGCAGTGGCTAAGAATGGCGGTAGATTGGGTTTGAAACGGAGCAAGTCTGTGGCGCCGAGAAGGATCGGATCCTCCCTCGCACAGGTCGGCGATGGCGGTGGCCGCAGTAACGGAGAAACCGCAGCCGCCGTGGCAGACAGTCTTCGGAAGAAGAGTTTCTGGTCGTTTCTCTACCATTCTTCCGTCTTTTCTGCTTCCACCTCTTCTTCGGCGGCAAACGGCAACATTAACAGGCGTCGATCCACCTCGTCCTCTTCTGGCGGAGTGTGCGACGGAGATCCCACCAAGCAGCAGCCACCGCCACCGCCCCCTGCATTAGATAAGCTGGAAGCAACACACGGGACCCCCATCCAGCTGGGGCAAAACGGCGGCGGAAAGGATAGCCCAAGCGGCGTCCAGGCGTCGTCCTCATTCGGGCGGAAGGTGGTGAGATCCCGATCGGTAGGCTGCGGTAGCAGGAGCTTCTCCGGCGACTTCTTGGAGCGCATCTCCACCGGCCTCGGCGACTGCACGCTTCGCCGCGTCGAGTCCCAGCGCGAGGCCAAGCTCAAGAGCACCCTCCACATCGACACCGACGGCGACCCACACTGTCCAAGGATGAAGGAGAGGGTCAAGTGCGGTGGCCTCTTCGGCGGATTCGGAATGATGTCGTTCTACTGGCTCTCCGCAGCTGCCGCAGCACCCGACGAAGACTTCGACGGCGGCCTCAGAACCTCTGCCTCCACCCCGGGGGGCAGAGCAGGCGTCGCACCTCGCCGCCGCACCAGGAGCTGGGGCTTGGCCTTCCCCAGCCCAATGAGAGCCTTCCGGTCATATACCTCCACTTCCCGGTCAACGTCCAAGCTCATCTCCTCCATCAATGCCAGCAACAAGCTGGTCAACGGCGCCGCACCATTCCTCTCCGTTCGAAGCTAG